In Oryza sativa Japonica Group chromosome 11, ASM3414082v1, the following are encoded in one genomic region:
- the LOC136354177 gene encoding uncharacterized protein: MSSSSPQIAPCLGGSGILGTPAVTGQSPPLVTGPQDTGSATSVPRFYKLEFPKYDDKDDPLNRFNHCEQFFCGQKTHDSDRVGLATYHLADNAQEWYFHYEIHKGPPTWDEFKDLCHGQFGPPIHCNSLGELKRLMQTSTVAAYQTMFLTLAC, encoded by the coding sequence ATGTCATCATCGTCGCCACAGATCGCACCTTGTTTGGGCGGCAGTGGCATCCTGGGTACGCCTGCCGTGACGGGCCAATCGCCGCCATTGGTGACAGGACCACAGGATACGGGCAGCGCTACCAGCGTTCCTCGTTTCTACAAATTGGAGTTCCCCAAGTATGATGACAAGGACGATCCGCTCAACAGGTTCAACCACTGTGAGCAATTCTTCTGTGGCCAGAAGACGCATGACAGTGATCGTGTTGGGTTGGCAACGTACCACCTCGCCGACAACGCACAGGAATGGTACTTTCACTATGAAATTCACAAGGGGCCTCCGACGTGGGATGAGTTCAAAGACCTCTGCCATGGCCAATTCGGTCCACCGATCCACTGCAACTCGCTCGGTGAACTGAAGCGGCTGATGCAGACATCCACGGTGGCTGCCTACCAGACCATGTTCTTGACGCTCGCATGCTAA
- the LOC4350462 gene encoding anthocyanidin-3-O-glucoside rhamnosyltransferase, which translates to MGSAGAAPVATAAGGGGGDGDLHVVMFPFLAFGHISPFAQLARKMAGVGAGVRVTFLSAAANVPRVEAMLGGTGGTSTVAALELPRVPGLPEGAESTAEVSADGAELLKLAVDGTRPQVEALLARLHPDVVLFDFATPWVVDVARPLGVKAALFSVFAAVSGAYVMAPARRRLPGPGRPTVDDLASAPEGFPPSSPLATVPAYQAADFSYVFESFHGMPCVYDRVAACHNACDALVIKTCAEMEGPYIDYIAAEHGKPVLVTGPIVPEPPRGELEERWATWLSSFPDNSVVFASFGSETFLLHAAATELLLGLEATALPFLAVLNFPKGTDAEAELRKLTPPGLEERVKGRGILHTGWVQQQHILRHRSVGCFVNHSGLSSVVEGLVAGCRLVLLPMKGDQYLNAALFARELRVGTEVARRARDGWFGREDVRDALAAAFAGGEDGGGEEKKWREFLMDDAVQRRFVREFVAELRRLKG; encoded by the coding sequence ATGGGAAGCGCCGGTgcggcgccggtggcgacggcggccggcggcggcggtggagacggaGACCTGCACGTGGTGATGTTCCCGTTCCTGGCGTTCGGCCACATCAGCCCGTTCGCGCAGCTGGCGCGGAAGAtggccggcgtcggcgccggggtGCGCGTCACGTtcctgtcggcggcggccaACGTGCCCCGCGTCGAGGCCATGCTGGGCGGCACCGGCGGCACGTCCACCGTGGCGGCGCTCGAGCTGCCGCGCGTGCCGGGGCTCCCCGAGGGCGCGGAGAGCACGGCGGAGGTGTCGGCGGACGGTGCCGAGCTGCTCaagctcgccgtcgacggcacGCGGCCGCAGGTGGAGGCGCTGCTGGCGAGGCTCCACCCGGACGTCGTGCTGTTCGACTTCGCCACGCCGTGGGTCGTCGACGTCGCCAGGCCGCTCGGCGTCAAGGCAGCGCTCTTCTCCGTGTTCGCCGCGGTCTCCGGCGCGTACGTCatggcccccgcgcgccgccgcctccccgggCCGGGGCGCCCGACCGTCGACGACCTCGCGTCGGCGCCGGAGGGgttcccgccgtcgtcgccgctcgccaccgTGCCGGCCTACCAGGCCGCCGACTTCAGCTACGTGTTCGAGAGCTTCCACGGCATGCCGTGCGTGTACGACCGCGTCGCCGCATGCCACAACGCCTGCGACGCCCTGGTCATCAAGACCTGCGCCGAGATGGAAGGCCCCTACATCGACTACATCGCGGCGGAGCACGGCAAGCCGGTGCTCGTGACGGGGCCCATCGTGCCGGAGCCGCCGCGAGGCGAGCTGGAGGAGCGGTGGGCGACGTGGCTCTCCTCCTTCCCGGACAACTCCGTCGTGTTCGCCTCCTTCGGCAGCGAGACCTTCCTGCTGCACGCCGCCGCGACGGAGCTCCTCCTCGGACTAGAGGCCACCGCCCTGCCGTTCCTCGCAGTGCTCAACTTCCCCAAGGGCACGGACGCCGAGGCGGAGCTGAGGAAGCTCACGCCGCCGGGGTTGGAGGAGAGGGTGAAGGGGAGAGGGATCCTGCACACCGGGtgggtgcagcagcagcacatccTGCGCCACCGCAGCGTGGGCTGCTTCGTCAACCACTCCGGGCTCAGCTCCGTCGTGGAGGGGCTCGTCGCCGGCTGCCGCCTCGTGCTGCTGCCGATGAAGGGCGACCAGTACCTCAACGCCGCGCTGTTCGCGCGCGAGCTCCGCGTGGGCACCGAGGtcgcgcgccgcgcccgcgacgGGTGGTTCGGGCGTGAGGACGTGCGCgacgcgctggcggcggcgttcgccggaggagaagacggcggcggcgaggagaagaAATGGCGGGAGTTCTTGATGGACGACGCCGTGCAGAGGAGGTTCGTGCGGGAGTTCGTGGCGGAGCTGAGAAGGCTCAAGGGCTGA